The Streptomyces sp. NBC_01317 genomic interval CACCGCCTCGTCCTCGGCGACCACAGCAAGGTGCAGATCTCGTCATGACCACTTCCGCCACATCCGGCCGTCCCACCAGGATCCTGGTGACCGGCGGGGCGGGCTTCATCGGCTCGCACTACGTCCGTACGGTGCTCGGTCCCCAGGGCCCCGGTGACGTCGCCCTCACCGTGCTCGACAAGCTCACCTACGCGGGCAACCCGGCCAACCTCGACGAAGTCCGCGACCACGCCGGGTTCTCCTTCGTAGAAGGAGACATCTGCGACCCGCAACTGGTCGCCAAGCTGATGGCCGAGCACGACCAGGTGGTGCACTTCGCCGCCGAGTCGCACGTCGACCGGTCCATCGACGGCGGCGCCGAGTTCGTCCGTACGAACGTCGTCGGCACGCACACCCTGATCGACGCCGCGCACCGCGCCGGGGTGAAGACCTTCGTGCACATCTCCACGGACGAGGTCTACGGCTCCATCGACGAGGGCTCCTGGCCCGAGACCGACCCGCTGGCGCCCAACTCGCCCTACTCCGCCGCGAAGGCGTCCAGCGACCTGATCGCGCTCTCGTACCACCGCACCCACGGCCTCGACGTGCGCGTGACCCGCTGCTCCAACAACTACGGGCACCACCACTTCCCCGAGAAGGTCATCCCGCTGTTCATCACCAACCTGCTGGACGGCGGGAAGGTCCCGCTCTACGGCGACGGCGGGAACGTACGCGACTGGCTGCACATCGACGACCACGTCCAGGGCATCGAGCTGGTCCGTACGAAGGGCCGCGCGGGCGAGGTCTACAACATCGGCGGCGGTACGGAACTGTCCAACAAGGAACTGACCGGGCTGCTCCTGGAGGCGTGCGGGGCGGACTGGGACACCAGCGTCGAGTACGTCACCGACCGCAAGGGCCACGACCGGCGGTACTCCGTCGACTGCGCCAAGATCCGTACCGAGCTGGGGTACGAGCCGCGCAAGGACTTCGTCACCGGCCTCGCCGAGACGGTGCGGTGGTACCGCGACAACCGCGCGTGGTGGGAGCCCCTCAAGGAGCGTGCGGCGCTGTGAGCGGCTGGCTGGTCACCGGAGCGGGCGGCATGCTGGGCCAGGACCTCCTGGCCCGGCTCACGGCGGACGGAGAGGCCGTCACGGGGCTCGGCAGGGCCGCCCTGGACATCACCGACCCCGCGTCCGTACGGGCCGTCCTGGACGAGCACCGCCCCGCCGTGGTGGTGAACTGCGCGGCCTGGACGGCGGTGGACGACGCCGAGGCCGGGGAAGAGGCGGCCCTCGCGGTCAACGGCACGGGACCCCGGGTCCTCGCGGAGGCCTGCCGGGACTCCGGCGCCCTCCTGCTCCACGTCTCCACGGACTACGTCCTCGCGGGCGACGCCGGGGACCCGTACCCGGAGGACAGCCCGCTGGCGCCGATCAACGCCTACGGCCGTACGAAGGCCGCCGGGGAGCGCGCCGTGCTGGAGACGCTCCCGGAGACCGGGTTCGTGATCCGTACCGCGTGGCTCTACGGTGCCGGCGGCGGCAATTTCATCAGAACAATGATCAAGCTGGAGGGTGTCAAGGACACCCTCGATGTGGTGAATGACCAGAGGGGTCAGCCGACCTGGTCGGCGGACCTCGCGGAGCGCCTGGCCGGCCTCGGCCGGCACGCCCTGCGGGGCGAGGCGCCGGCCGGTGTCTACCACGGGACGAACGGGGGCGAAACGACCTGGTTCGGCCTCACCCGGGAGATCTTCCGGCTGCTGGGCGCGGATCCCGCCCGGGTACGCCCCACGACCAGCGACGCCTTCGTCCGGCCCGCACCCCGCCCCGCGTACAGCGTGCTGGGACACGACCGGTGGAAGGAGGCCGGGTTCGGACCGATGAGGGAGTGGCGTGAAGCTCTCGCGGAGGCCTTCCCCGCCTTGCTGGAGAGCGAGCGCGGAGGCGCTGCTACCAACCGGTAGCCATTTACGTTTTGTCGGCGGAGGGACTACCTTCACTCGGAATTAACGACTCCAATGTTTGCTTCTGAGTGAAGGGCCCTCAGTGGATCGCCACGGCTTCCTGCGTCAACTGCACCGCGTCTACAAACCCCGTACCTACCTGGAGATCGGGGTCAACGACGGTCGCAGCCTGGCTCTCTCCCGCGTTCCCTCCGTAGCGGTCGACCCCGCCTTCAAGGTGGTCAAGGCGATCAGCTGCGACGTCCATCTGGTGCGTGCGACCAGCGACGACTTCTTCGCCCGCAAGGACCCCCTGCTGCACCTGCGGCCGCAGCGCAACCCGTTCCGCGCGCTGGCCCGCAAGGACCCCCTCGCGCTGTTCGGCGGCGACCCCAAGCTCGACCTGTCGTTCATCGACGGCATGCACCTCTTCGAGTTCGCCCTGCGCGACTTCATGAACGTCGAGCGCCACGCGCGCTGGTCCAGCGTGATCGTGCTCGACGACATGCTGCCCCGCAACATCGACGAGGCCGCCCGCGACCGCCACACCGACGCGTGGACCGGGGACGTCTACAAGGTCGCCACCGTGCTCCGCCGCTTCCGCCCCGACCTGCTGGTCGTCGAGGTCGACACGCAGCCGACGGGTGTGGTGCTGATCTTCGGCGCCGACCCGACGAGCACGGTCCTCAAGGACGCGTACGACAAGATCATCGAGGAGTACGTCGTACCGGACCCCCAGGCCGTCCCGGAAGAGGTGATCGTGCGCAAGAACGCGATCGCCCCCGAGACCGTCCTCACCGCCGACTTCTGGCGTCAGCTGACCCGCGCCCGTGACCTGCGCCGCGGGCGCTCCGCGTTCGGTCCGCTGCGCAAGCAGATCGAGGCCGTCGGACGCTGAACCGCCGGCCGCCCGGTCCGGAATGATTTACGGACCGGGCGGCCGAAGCTGTGGACGGCGATCCCGCTGCCTTACGGCCAGACGATATTGTGGGTTTCCGATGTCCCGCGACCAGACGCCGGGGCGCTTTCACCAGTGGGGCTTATCGCATGTCCGTCAAGGTCAGCGTGGTTATTCCGGTGTACAACCCCGGTCAGTACATCGAGGACTGCATTGCCTCGTTGCTGCGCCAGAGCCTGCCTGACGACACGTACGAAGCCATCTTCGTCAACGACGGGTCGACGGACGGAACCCCCGAACGGCTCGACCGGCTCGCCGCCGAGCACCCCCACATGCACGTGATCCACCAGGAGCCTTCCGGCTGGTCCGGCAAGCCCCGCAACGTCGGGATCGGCGCGGCCCGGGGTGAGTTCGTGATGTTCGTCGACAATGACGACTGGCTCGGCGACGAAGCCCTTGAGCGCATGTACGAATACGGCGTCGAGAACAATGCCGATGTGATCGTCGGAAAGATGGCCGGCAAGGGCAGGCCGGTCCCGCTGGAACTGTTCCGCGTCAATCGGCCGCACGCGAACGTCGGGAATGCCCCGCTGATCGACAGCCTCACCCCGCACAAGATGTTCCGCAAGGAATTCCTCGACCGGAACAACATCCGATTCAAGGAAGGCCGGCGCCGCCTCGAAGACCATGTCTTTGTCGCCGAGACCTACTTGCTCGCCTCGAACACCGCGGTGCTGAGCGACTATCTCTGCTACTACCACGTCAAGCGTGAGGACGCCTCGAACGCCGGCTTCCAGCGCTTCGACCCGGTCGGCTATTTCAAGAACCTCCGCGAGGCGCTGGATGTCGTCGAGCGCAACACCGAGCCGGGCGCGCTGCGCGACAAGCTCTACCGCCGCTGGCTGCGCAACGAGATGGTGGAGAGGCTGCGCGGGCGCCGGCTCCTGGCCCTGCCCGAGGACTACCGCCGTGAGCTGTACGACGAGATCCGCGGGGTGGTCGTCGAGCGCATGGGCCCCGGGGTCGCCGCCGGGCTCCAGCCCACCCAGCAGGTCGTCGCCGCGCTGGTGACCGCCGACCGGTTCGCCGACCTGGAGGAACTGGCCCGGTGGGAGGCCGGGATCAAGCCCACCGGACGGCTGGAGACGCTCGGCTGGGAGACCGGGGCGCTGCGGATCGGCTTCACCGCCGAGTACCAGGTGGCCGGCTCCCCGCTCACGTTCCTCACCGAGGACGGCGAGGCCCGCCTCGACCTGCCCTTCGGCGAGGAGACCGCCGCCGCGATCCGGGAGGCGGGTGCCAGTACCCGCGCCCCGGTGGACCAGGCGAAGGTCGACCTCGTCGTACGGGAACGCTCCACGGCCGCCGAGTTCTACCAGCCCGTCGAGTTCACGCGCGAGCGGGTGCCGGCCGACGGAGCCGACGGGGCCTTCCGGCTCGTCCTGCGGGCCGAGTCGGCCGTGGACCCCGGGACCGCCGCCAACCGCGCCCCCCTCGGCCCCGGCATCTGGGACATCCACTTCCGCATCAGCGCCTGCGGGTGGACCAAGGAGGCCCGGCTGGGAGCCGTCCGCGCGGACACCGTGGACGCGGCCCGCCAGGGGACCCTCAGCGGTACGCCCCGGCGGCTGGTGCTGCCGTACTGGACCGAGCCGTACGGCAATCTGTCGCTGGACGTCGACCACGCCACCAGCCGCTTCGACCGCGACGTCGCGAGGATCGCCCCCGTCCACGTGACGTACGACGACGGCAGCCTCTCCGTACCGCTGCGGCTGCATGCCGCCGACCCGGAAGATGTGGCGCTGCGCCTGACGGACGCGACGAGCGGCGCGAAGGCGGAGAGCCCCGCCACGCTCGTGCCCAAGGGCGACGGGGCGCTCCTCTCGTCGGAGCTGCCCGTGGACACGCTCACCGGCCGGGCCTGGCACGTCGAGTTGGGACTGCCGTCCGCGAAGCGCGGCACACCCCGCTGGACGGTCCTGCCTGTCGGCCTGCGGTTCACCGACGACGGTGTGGCGAGGGTCGTCGCGGCCACCGCGCTGCCGAAGCGGAAGAAGGCCGCCGCACCGAAGGGCGCTCCCGTCCGGCGGTCCCTGCTGCGGCGTGTGCTCGGCCGGGTCCGCCGCGCCCTGGCGCGATGACTCCGGCCGCCCTGTGACCGACCCCGTCCGCATGCCTACTTCCGCTTGACCAAGTCCGTCCGACCATTTCCGTACGCCCGCTTCCGTACGGCCACAGCGAGGAATCACCACACATCATGCGACCCCTGTCCATCGAAGGCGCCTGGATCCACGAACCCAAGGTGTTCCCCGACGAGCGCGGCAGCTTCCACGAGTGGTTCCGTGCCGCCGACTTCCGGGAGGCGACCGGCCAGGACCTCGACCTCGCCCAGGCCAACTACTCCGTCTCCAGACGCGGCACCCTGCGCGGGATCCACTACGCCGACGTGCCGCCCAGCCAGGCCAAGTACGTCAAGTGCGTGCGCGGCGCGGTCCTGGACGCCGTCGTGGACATCCGGGTCGGCTCGCCCACGTACGGGCAGTCGGAGATCGTCCGGCTCGACGACGACACCCACCACGCGCTCTACCTCTCCGAGGGGCTCGGGCACGCCTTCCTCGCGCTGGCCGACGACACCGTTGTCGTCTACCTCTGCTCCGAGGGGTACGCGCCCACCCGCGAGCACGGGGTCCACCCGCTCGACCCCGCGCTGGCCGTCGAGTGGCCCGCCGACATCCCCCCGCTGCTCTCTCCCAAGGACGCCGAGGCGCCCACCCTGGCCGAGGCAGAACGGCAGGGCCTGCTGCCCGCGTACGAGGACTGCGTGTCGTTCAGGAGCGAGCTGCGCGGCCGCCGTCTCAGCGGCTGAAAAGGCCCGGCGCCCGCCGCCCGGGTGCGCGTACGCTGACCGGCCGGGAGGCGGCTCGACAGTGAGAGCAGAGGCAAGGCACGTGGCAGCGGTACGGCAGGACGTGGTGGCAGGGGCCCGCAGGATCGTCGTCAAGGTCGGTTCCTCCTCGCTGACGACCGCCTCCGGCGGGCTCGACGCCGACCGGGTAGACGCCCTCGTGGACGTCCTGGCCACGGTGCGCGGCGGGAACGGCGAGCAGGCGCCGGGCGAGACCGGCCCCAAGGAGATCGTCCTGGTGTCCAGCGGCGCCATCGCCGCCGGACTGGCGCCGCTCGGCCTGACCGGACGTCCCAAGGACCTGGCGCGCCAGCAGGCCGCCGCCAGTGTCGGGCAGGGGCTCCTGGTCGCCCGCTACACGGCCTCCTTCGCCCGCTACGGCATACGGGTCGGCCAGGTGCTCCTGACCACCGACGACACCAGCCGCCGGTCCCACTACCGCAACGCGTACCGCACCCTCGACCAACTCCTCGGCATGGGCGCCGTCCCCGTCGTCAACGAGAACGACACCGTCGCCACCGACGAGATCCGCTTCGGCGACAACGACCGGCTGGCCGCGCTCGTCGCCCATCTCGTCCGTGCCGACCTCCTCGTCCTCCTCTCCGACGTCGACGGGCTCTACGACGGCAACCCGAGCACCCCGGGCACCACTCGGATCGCCGAGGTGCGCGGCCCCGCCGACCTCGCGGGCGTGTCCCTCGGCAGCGCGGGCAAGGCGGGCGTGGGCACCGGCGGCATGGTCACCAAGGTCGAGGCCGCCAGGATCGCCGCCGCCGCCGGCATCCCGGTCGTGCTCACCTCCGCCAGCCACGCCGCCGACGGGCTCGCGGGCCGCGACACCGGCACGTACTTCCACCGCACGGGACGCCGCTCGGCCGACCGCCTGCTCTGGCTGGCCCACGCCTCCACCCCGCAGGGCGCCCTCACCCTGGACGACGGCGCCGTACGGGCCGTCGTGGAGCGCCGCACCTCGCTGCTGCCGGCCGGAATCGCCGCTGTGGAGGGGGAGTTCAGCGCCGGCGACCCCGTGGAACTGCGGGACACGGCGGGCCGCGCCGTCGCCCGCGGGCTCGTCAACTTCGACGCGAAAGAGATCCCCCAGCTCCTCGGCCGTTCCACCCGCGAACTGGCCCGTGAGCTGGGCCCCGCCTACGAACGCGAGGTCGTACACAGAGACGATCTGGTGATCCTCCACCCGGGCCCGCGGCCCTGAAACGGCTGAAACCGGCACCGTCGAACAGGGACCTTGGGGAAAACCGCCCCACGTCGGCGCCCGGGCTGGTCAACTTTGTCGCAGGGGTAATCCGGGGGACGATCCCAGGAGCGATCCCCGGGAGCAGGACCGGTCGGTCCACAGGGGAACAGCACGACGACGCAGCAACAACAGGAGGCCGCTGGTGAGACGAGCGCGCCCGGGGGCGGTGCCCCGAGGGAACGGCGGCAGTGCCCACGCCCGGCGGGTGGCGGGGAAGACACGAACCCTGACCAGCGTCGAAGCGGGACAGGACTTCGACCGCGACGGCGGCGACGACGAGCCACAGAGGGAGGCCGGATCGGGAAAGGAAGCGCGGGGAGAAGAGCGCCAGGTGTCCAAGCTCTGGCACATCACACTCAGCGTCTCGGGCTCCGAGGCTCCGCTGACGGAGGTCAGACGTGGCCTGGAACAGCTGGCCCACGACCATCCCTTCCTGCTGACCAGCCGGTACGCGAACGACCACGCGGAGATCCGCTACTGGGAGGAGGCCCGGGACCTGCACGACGCGGCCGCGGTGGCGCTGAGGCTCTGGGGGGAGCACCGGTCCAGCGCGAAGCTGCCGCCGTGGGAGATCGTGGGCCTGGAGGTCATCGACCGCGAGACGTACCACCAGCGCATCGCGGAGGGGTATGGGCCGCCGCCCGCCGCGCCCGTGGGGGTCCATCCGTTCTGACCCGTCCGCCGCACCCGGTCCCACGTGTCCCACACGTGTCCCGTGAAGTGTCTCGGAGTGCGGAATAGGTGCGGAATGCCCGCAGGGCGCGCACTACCCTGCGGGCATGACCTCGCTCTCGCCGTACGACAATCTCTCCCCGGTCGCCAGGACCGCCTACCGCTCCCGCGCGGCCGCCGCCGACATCGCGCCGCTGCCGCGCGCGGCCAAGGACGACGCACTCCTGGCGATCGCGGACGCGCTGGAGGTCCGTACCCACGAGATCGTCACGGCCAACGCCGAGGACGTGGCGCGCGCCCGGGAGGCGGGGGCCACCGAGACCGTCATCGACCGGCTGACCCTCACCCCCGAGCGGGTGCGGGCCATCGCCGCCGACGTACGGGACGTGGCGGCCCTGCCCGACCCGGTCGGCGAGGTCGTCCGAGGCTCCACGCTGCCCAACGGCATCGACCTGCGGCAGGTACGGGTGCCGCTCGGCGTCGTCGGGATCATCTACGAGGCCCGCCCCAACGTCACCGTGGACGCCGCCGCCCTGTGCCTCAAGTCGGGCAACGCCGTGCTGCTGCGCGGCTCGTCCTCCGCGATCTCCTCCAACACCGCGCTCGTCCGGGTGCTGCGCGACGCCGTCGGAGGCGCCGGGCTGCCCGCCGACGCCGTCCAGCTGGTGCCCGGCGAGGGCCGTGACTCCGTACGCGAGCTGATGCGGGCGCGCGGCCTGGTCGACGTCCTGATCCCGCGCGGCGGCGCCTCCCTGATCCGTACGGTCGTCGAGGAGTCCACCGTCCCGGTCATCGAGACAGGTACGGGCAACTGCCATGTGTACGTCGACGCCGACACCGACCTCGACATGGCCGTCGACATCCTGATCAACTCCAAGGCGCAGCGGCCCAGCGTCTGCAACTCCGCCGAGACGCTGCTCGTCCACCAGGACATCGCGGCCGCGTTCCTGCCCCGCGCGCTGGACGCGCTCGCCGACGCGGGCGTGACGGTGCACGCCGACGAGCGGGTCCTCGCCTACGCGGGCGGCACCAAGGCCACCGTCGTGGCGGCCACCGCGGAGGACTGGGAGACGGAGTACCTGTCGTACGACATCGCCGCGGCCGTCGTGGACTCGCTGGACTCCGCCGTCGCCCACATCAGGCTCTGGTCCTCGGGCCACACCGAGGCGATCGTGACCACCTCGCAGGCCGCCGCCCGACGGTTCACCCAGTTGGTGGATTCCACGACGGTCGCCGTGAACGCCTCGACCCGTTTCACCGACGGCGGGCAGTTCGGATTCGGGGCGGAGATCGGCATCTCCACCCAGAAGCTGCATGCGCGCGGGCCGATGGGGCTGCCCGAACTGACCTCCACCAAGTACATCGTGACCGGCGACGGTCACACCAGGTGAGGTGACGACCCGGACTTTGGACTCCGCCTGCCCAAAACGACTCGCCCGGTTTACCCTGGGATCGTGCCGGACGACGTGGGGGGCAGGCCGTTCCCGGACGGCTGGGAGCCCGACGACGACCGCGGAGGCGCGGACGAGGACTTCGCCTCCGTGGTGTTCGACGAGGCCTTCATCAAGTCCGCCACCTTCCACGAACCGAGCGCGGTCGAGCGGCTGCTGGCCGCCGCCGAGGCACGCGCCGCCGCGGAGGCGGCCCGCCTGCGGTCGGGCGGCCCGCCGGACGACGAGTTCTACGACGAGTTCTACGGGCCCGGCGGCGGATGCGACCGCGAGGACGGGTACGGATACGACCCCGACGACCCGGACGGGTACGCGGGGCCGTACGGACCGCACGGCGGCGCCCTGCGCCCGTACCGAGGCAACGCCCGCTGGCACCGGCCCGTCGCCTGGCTCCTCGCCCTGCTGTTGGGCATCGGGATGGTCGCGCTCGCCTTCAGCGCCGTCTACCGGGGGGCGGCGAGCGGCCGCCAGGAACCGGCACCCGCGCCGGCCACGACCGGGGTGGACATGACCCGTTCGGGCGCGCCGGTCATCGGTCCCGTGATCGGGCCGGGGGGCGGGGTCTCCCAGGACCGGGACCAGGACCGTACGGCCCCGGCGACCGGCGCCGTACCGCACACACCCTGACCACGGCCGTACCGCACACGCCCTGACCACGGCCGTACCGCACACGCCCTGACCACGGCCGTACCGGACACGCCCTGACCACCGCCCGGCGCTGCGCCGCGCCGGGGTGATCCGGGAGCCGGCTCGCCCGTGATCCGGGGACCCGCTCACCCGAACGGACCAGCGCCGTCCGGCGGAACTCGCCCCGAGGCGGAGCGTTTATGTTCGCCCCCGCCGACCTACCCTGAAGGTATGGCAGGGCGCGGAGAGCCACCTGAAGGGGCACCCGAGGGCTCCCCCAACGGCGATGACGAGTACCGGTCCGTCGTGTTCGACGAATCGTTCATCCGCGCTGCGCGGCTCCAGGAGTACTCGGCGCGGGAGCGGCTGGGCGGCGACCACGCCCACGCGGCCGTCCGCAGCCTGCCGCCCAAGCACGTCAGGCGGGGCAAGCGGCGCGGTTTCATGCGCGGCCCCCGGCAGGCGCTCGTCCTGCTCCTGGTGGTCGCCCTGGCCTTCGGTACCGCGATCTACCTCGGCGTACGGAGTCCGTACCGGCCCTCGACCCACGGCACGGCCGAGGCGCTGCGGATGACGGTCATCCCGCTGGCCCCGGCCGGGCGGGTGCCGGGCGGCACCCCCGACGACCTCTTCGCGCACAGTCCGGCCGCGCAGTTCCGCGCGGGCGCCTCCGGGATCACCCTGCCGGGTGTGCGGGGGACCAGAAGTTTCACCGAGAGCCAGGTCGTCGCCGCGCTGACCACCGTCAAGGACTACCTCGTGGCGTCCTCGCTCGACCCGGACGTCCTCGCGGGCCGCACGGTGCGGCCCGTACGGGCGCTGCTCGACCCCGACCAGCTGACCCAGTTCGACCGGAGCTTCAGCACGCCGGCGGACGACGGGCGGCACGTCCCTGCGGGGTGGCTGGTGCGCTTCGACCCGGCGAAGGTGGCCCCGGCCGCCGACGAGGTACGCGTGCACGGCACGCTGCGCGTCGAGGAGACGGGGCCGGGCATCCTGGAGGTCAGCTCCGACCACACCTTCGTCTACGCGCTGCGGCCCGCCACGTCGTCGGCGGAGCCCGTACGGGACGCCTCGCTGTTCACCGTCCGGCGCGAGCTGCGCTTCCGCTTCGACCAGAACGACCTGGCGAAGCACCAGGCCGAGCTGCTGCTGAGCCAGGCCCAGGTCGGGCCGCAGGCCTGCTCGGCCGCGCCGCCCAGGACGCTGCGGCCCCTCCTGGCGGGGGCGCGGACCACGGTGGCCGAGCGCCCGCCCGGCACCAACCCGTTCGCCACCGGCCCGATCGGGACGGGCCTGTGCGGCATGCTGTCGACGGGGGCGGAGCCGAAGCCGTAGACCCGTGAAGGGCCCGGCCCGGCTCGCGCCATCCATCGGCGGGCCTGCCTGTCAGGCCTGGCCCTCCGCCGCCTCGCCGTTCGGCGGGGTCTTCGGCCCCGCCGTACCGCCGGTGAAGCGGTCGCGCAGCTTGCCGCCCAGGTCCCCCGCGCCGCCCGCGAGGTCACCGACCAGCTTCAGCAGCGGGTCCTTGCTGGTGCGGACCGTGTCCGCGTAGTGCGAGGCCGATTCGCGGAAGGAATCCGCGACCGACGTGTCCTTGTCCGCGTCGCGGCGCGGGTAGTGGCCGTCCATGATCCGCTGGTGGTCACGGCTCTCGGCCCACTTCTTCAGCTCGGCCGCCCGCACCGTGGTGAACGG includes:
- the rfbB gene encoding dTDP-glucose 4,6-dehydratase; the protein is MTTSATSGRPTRILVTGGAGFIGSHYVRTVLGPQGPGDVALTVLDKLTYAGNPANLDEVRDHAGFSFVEGDICDPQLVAKLMAEHDQVVHFAAESHVDRSIDGGAEFVRTNVVGTHTLIDAAHRAGVKTFVHISTDEVYGSIDEGSWPETDPLAPNSPYSAAKASSDLIALSYHRTHGLDVRVTRCSNNYGHHHFPEKVIPLFITNLLDGGKVPLYGDGGNVRDWLHIDDHVQGIELVRTKGRAGEVYNIGGGTELSNKELTGLLLEACGADWDTSVEYVTDRKGHDRRYSVDCAKIRTELGYEPRKDFVTGLAETVRWYRDNRAWWEPLKERAAL
- the rfbD gene encoding dTDP-4-dehydrorhamnose reductase, which encodes MLGQDLLARLTADGEAVTGLGRAALDITDPASVRAVLDEHRPAVVVNCAAWTAVDDAEAGEEAALAVNGTGPRVLAEACRDSGALLLHVSTDYVLAGDAGDPYPEDSPLAPINAYGRTKAAGERAVLETLPETGFVIRTAWLYGAGGGNFIRTMIKLEGVKDTLDVVNDQRGQPTWSADLAERLAGLGRHALRGEAPAGVYHGTNGGETTWFGLTREIFRLLGADPARVRPTTSDAFVRPAPRPAYSVLGHDRWKEAGFGPMREWREALAEAFPALLESERGGAATNR
- a CDS encoding class I SAM-dependent methyltransferase, which produces MDRHGFLRQLHRVYKPRTYLEIGVNDGRSLALSRVPSVAVDPAFKVVKAISCDVHLVRATSDDFFARKDPLLHLRPQRNPFRALARKDPLALFGGDPKLDLSFIDGMHLFEFALRDFMNVERHARWSSVIVLDDMLPRNIDEAARDRHTDAWTGDVYKVATVLRRFRPDLLVVEVDTQPTGVVLIFGADPTSTVLKDAYDKIIEEYVVPDPQAVPEEVIVRKNAIAPETVLTADFWRQLTRARDLRRGRSAFGPLRKQIEAVGR
- a CDS encoding glycosyltransferase family 2 protein gives rise to the protein MSVKVSVVIPVYNPGQYIEDCIASLLRQSLPDDTYEAIFVNDGSTDGTPERLDRLAAEHPHMHVIHQEPSGWSGKPRNVGIGAARGEFVMFVDNDDWLGDEALERMYEYGVENNADVIVGKMAGKGRPVPLELFRVNRPHANVGNAPLIDSLTPHKMFRKEFLDRNNIRFKEGRRRLEDHVFVAETYLLASNTAVLSDYLCYYHVKREDASNAGFQRFDPVGYFKNLREALDVVERNTEPGALRDKLYRRWLRNEMVERLRGRRLLALPEDYRRELYDEIRGVVVERMGPGVAAGLQPTQQVVAALVTADRFADLEELARWEAGIKPTGRLETLGWETGALRIGFTAEYQVAGSPLTFLTEDGEARLDLPFGEETAAAIREAGASTRAPVDQAKVDLVVRERSTAAEFYQPVEFTRERVPADGADGAFRLVLRAESAVDPGTAANRAPLGPGIWDIHFRISACGWTKEARLGAVRADTVDAARQGTLSGTPRRLVLPYWTEPYGNLSLDVDHATSRFDRDVARIAPVHVTYDDGSLSVPLRLHAADPEDVALRLTDATSGAKAESPATLVPKGDGALLSSELPVDTLTGRAWHVELGLPSAKRGTPRWTVLPVGLRFTDDGVARVVAATALPKRKKAAAPKGAPVRRSLLRRVLGRVRRALAR
- the rfbC gene encoding dTDP-4-dehydrorhamnose 3,5-epimerase, which gives rise to MRPLSIEGAWIHEPKVFPDERGSFHEWFRAADFREATGQDLDLAQANYSVSRRGTLRGIHYADVPPSQAKYVKCVRGAVLDAVVDIRVGSPTYGQSEIVRLDDDTHHALYLSEGLGHAFLALADDTVVVYLCSEGYAPTREHGVHPLDPALAVEWPADIPPLLSPKDAEAPTLAEAERQGLLPAYEDCVSFRSELRGRRLSG
- the proB gene encoding glutamate 5-kinase; amino-acid sequence: MAGARRIVVKVGSSSLTTASGGLDADRVDALVDVLATVRGGNGEQAPGETGPKEIVLVSSGAIAAGLAPLGLTGRPKDLARQQAAASVGQGLLVARYTASFARYGIRVGQVLLTTDDTSRRSHYRNAYRTLDQLLGMGAVPVVNENDTVATDEIRFGDNDRLAALVAHLVRADLLVLLSDVDGLYDGNPSTPGTTRIAEVRGPADLAGVSLGSAGKAGVGTGGMVTKVEAARIAAAAGIPVVLTSASHAADGLAGRDTGTYFHRTGRRSADRLLWLAHASTPQGALTLDDGAVRAVVERRTSLLPAGIAAVEGEFSAGDPVELRDTAGRAVARGLVNFDAKEIPQLLGRSTRELARELGPAYEREVVHRDDLVILHPGPRP
- a CDS encoding glutamate-5-semialdehyde dehydrogenase: MTSLSPYDNLSPVARTAYRSRAAAADIAPLPRAAKDDALLAIADALEVRTHEIVTANAEDVARAREAGATETVIDRLTLTPERVRAIAADVRDVAALPDPVGEVVRGSTLPNGIDLRQVRVPLGVVGIIYEARPNVTVDAAALCLKSGNAVLLRGSSSAISSNTALVRVLRDAVGGAGLPADAVQLVPGEGRDSVRELMRARGLVDVLIPRGGASLIRTVVEESTVPVIETGTGNCHVYVDADTDLDMAVDILINSKAQRPSVCNSAETLLVHQDIAAAFLPRALDALADAGVTVHADERVLAYAGGTKATVVAATAEDWETEYLSYDIAAAVVDSLDSAVAHIRLWSSGHTEAIVTTSQAAARRFTQLVDSTTVAVNASTRFTDGGQFGFGAEIGISTQKLHARGPMGLPELTSTKYIVTGDGHTR
- a CDS encoding SCO2584 family spore wall biosynthesis protein, which produces MPDDVGGRPFPDGWEPDDDRGGADEDFASVVFDEAFIKSATFHEPSAVERLLAAAEARAAAEAARLRSGGPPDDEFYDEFYGPGGGCDREDGYGYDPDDPDGYAGPYGPHGGALRPYRGNARWHRPVAWLLALLLGIGMVALAFSAVYRGAASGRQEPAPAPATTGVDMTRSGAPVIGPVIGPGGGVSQDRDQDRTAPATGAVPHTP
- a CDS encoding SCO2583 family membrane protein → MAGRGEPPEGAPEGSPNGDDEYRSVVFDESFIRAARLQEYSARERLGGDHAHAAVRSLPPKHVRRGKRRGFMRGPRQALVLLLVVALAFGTAIYLGVRSPYRPSTHGTAEALRMTVIPLAPAGRVPGGTPDDLFAHSPAAQFRAGASGITLPGVRGTRSFTESQVVAALTTVKDYLVASSLDPDVLAGRTVRPVRALLDPDQLTQFDRSFSTPADDGRHVPAGWLVRFDPAKVAPAADEVRVHGTLRVEETGPGILEVSSDHTFVYALRPATSSAEPVRDASLFTVRRELRFRFDQNDLAKHQAELLLSQAQVGPQACSAAPPRTLRPLLAGARTTVAERPPGTNPFATGPIGTGLCGMLSTGAEPKP